In the genome of Thermodesulfobacteriota bacterium, the window GCCATTATTCAGGGTGCCAGGCCGGAAGAGGCGGTGGCCTCTTTCATTAAAGGCATCGCCCTAAACGCCTACCGTTTTGCCGGATCCCCACCCAAGCTTTACCTCTCCGGCGGCCTTTCTGAGAATACCGTCTTTGTCAAAAGCATGCCCTGTGAAGTGGTTGTTCTGGGACGATTTGTCCTACTTGAAGGGCTGCGCTATATAGCCTCTATTTAGCTTGACTATTCAAAGAAAATAAATTAGTTAATTAGGTTTGACGGTCAATTTTTTTGTTCAATACGGTGCGAGAAGTGGAAGATTTTAACAAGCTTATAGAGCAGAGACAAAAAAAGGCCAGTGACCTGAAAGAAATGGGATTTCTCCTTTATCCCAATAACTTCAGGGTCAAGGACAGGATAGGGGACATAATATGTAAATATGCCCAGGTTAATGATCTGCCCGGCGAGGATCAGAAGTTCGTTATAGCCGGCCGGATGATTGCACTGAGGGACTTTGGAAAGAGCATCTTTACCCATGTCCAGGACGGGAATGGAAAGATTCAGGTCTATTTGCGGAAGGATGTCCTGGGTAGTGAAAGTTATGAGGTGTGCAGGCGTCTGGATATCGGCGATGTTGTGGGTATTGAAGGGACAACTTTCAGGACTAAAACCGGCGAATTGACGATTCTGGCCCGGAAACTAAACCTTTTGACCAAATCACTCCGTCCTTTACCGGAGAAGTTCCATGGCCTTACGGACGTGGAAACGCGCTATCGCCAGCGGTATGTCGATTTAATGGTCAATCCCCAGGTACGGGAAGTCTTTTTGAAACGTATCCGGATAATCCAGGAAGTGAGGAATTTTCTTGCTGAAAGGAGTTTTCTGGAGGTTGAGACGCCGATGATGCAGCCCATTCCCGGTGGGGCCACGGCCAAACCATTTAAGACCTATCATAATGCCCTCGATATGGAGCTGTACCTGAGAATCGCCCCGGAGTTATATCTGAAACGCCTGGTCGTGGGCGGATTTGAAAGGGTTTTTGAGATTAATCGCAACTTTCGTAATGAGGGCATCTCTATCCAGCACAACCCCGAATTCACCATGCTGGAATTTTATCAGGCCTATGCCACGTATGAAGATCTGATGGCCCTTACCGAAGAGATGTTTTTCATGCTGGCCGGTAAGATTTGTGGTCAGCCGGTCATTTCTTACCAGGATTATAAGATAGACTTCACCCCTCCGTGGAAGAGGTATGCATTGAAGGATGCCCTGGTGCAAGTCGGCGGGTTGAAGGATGAGCTTCTTCATG includes:
- the lysS gene encoding lysine--tRNA ligase, with the protein product MEDFNKLIEQRQKKASDLKEMGFLLYPNNFRVKDRIGDIICKYAQVNDLPGEDQKFVIAGRMIALRDFGKSIFTHVQDGNGKIQVYLRKDVLGSESYEVCRRLDIGDVVGIEGTTFRTKTGELTILARKLNLLTKSLRPLPEKFHGLTDVETRYRQRYVDLMVNPQVREVFLKRIRIIQEVRNFLAERSFLEVETPMMQPIPGGATAKPFKTYHNALDMELYLRIAPELYLKRLVVGGFERVFEINRNFRNEGISIQHNPEFTMLEFYQAYATYEDLMALTEEMFFMLAGKICGQPVISYQDYKIDFTPPWKRYALKDALVQVGGLKDELLHDEAGARAYAVSLGIKLGEKDGLGKTLVKLFDHLVEPKLIQPTFIYAYPLEVSPLSRKNEADNEVVDRFELFIAGREMANAFSELNDPVDQRERLVKQIMNRDTVDEDEEIVPILDEDFLRALEYGMPPAAGEGIGIDRLVMLFTDSPSIRDVILFPHLRPER